The proteins below are encoded in one region of Aquisphaera giovannonii:
- a CDS encoding FAD binding domain-containing protein, which produces MNAFDYAAPTRIEDAVKLLGEPESAALSGGTDLLGRLKDEVSAPKRVVYLKDIKPLAGISGDASSGLTLGAGTPLAQVLESKAVKEGYPALWQSTLEVGTPQIRNMATVGGNLLQRPRCWYFHAGNGLLGMKDGKSLVREGDNRYHAIFMTSGDALFVNPSSLAVPLIALEAKAVVAGPKGERTVPVEELYQVPKSDKDSELTVGPGELLTKIMIPPARGKNASYEVRQKQAHDWPLVMASVNLRMDGDNVASSRVVLYGVAPVPYRCEAAEAAIAGKAVTTETASAAGEAATTGAAPLSMNGYKVALTKTSVKRALLAAIGKPYWEF; this is translated from the coding sequence ATGAATGCCTTTGATTATGCCGCCCCCACCCGGATCGAGGACGCGGTCAAGCTCCTGGGCGAGCCCGAATCCGCGGCCCTCTCCGGCGGGACGGACCTCCTCGGCCGCCTGAAGGACGAGGTCTCGGCGCCGAAGCGGGTCGTCTACCTCAAGGACATCAAGCCGCTCGCCGGGATCTCCGGCGACGCCTCCTCCGGCCTGACCCTCGGGGCCGGGACGCCCCTGGCGCAGGTGCTCGAGAGCAAGGCCGTGAAGGAGGGATACCCGGCCCTCTGGCAGTCCACCCTGGAGGTGGGCACGCCGCAGATCCGCAACATGGCGACCGTCGGCGGCAACCTGCTCCAGCGGCCCCGCTGCTGGTACTTCCACGCCGGCAACGGGCTGCTCGGGATGAAGGACGGGAAGAGCCTCGTCCGCGAGGGGGACAACCGCTACCACGCGATCTTCATGACCTCCGGCGACGCCCTGTTCGTCAACCCGTCCAGCCTGGCCGTGCCGCTGATCGCCCTCGAGGCGAAGGCGGTCGTCGCCGGCCCGAAGGGCGAGCGCACGGTGCCGGTGGAGGAACTCTACCAGGTGCCGAAGTCCGACAAGGACAGCGAGCTGACCGTCGGGCCGGGCGAGCTGCTGACGAAGATCATGATCCCGCCGGCCCGGGGCAAGAACGCCTCGTACGAGGTCCGGCAGAAGCAGGCCCACGACTGGCCGCTCGTCATGGCGTCGGTCAACCTCCGGATGGACGGCGACAACGTCGCCAGCTCGCGGGTCGTCCTCTACGGCGTCGCCCCGGTCCCCTACCGTTGCGAGGCGGCCGAGGCCGCCATCGCCGGGAAGGCCGTCACCACCGAGACCGCGAGCGCGGCCGGCGAGGCCGCCACCACCGGCGCCGCCCCGCTGTCGATGAACGGCTACAAGGTCGCCCTGACGAAGACCTCCGTGAAGCGGGCGTTGCTCGCGGCGATCGGCAAGCCCTACTGGGAGTTCTGA